One part of the Sorangiineae bacterium MSr11954 genome encodes these proteins:
- a CDS encoding aminodeoxychorismate/anthranilate synthase component II, with the protein MRVLVVDNYDSFTFNLVQYLGELGAQTRVVKNDEMAAADVLASGSDGILLSPGPCTPNEAGICLDVVRELQQRGGTMPLLGVCLGHQAIGQAFGGHVVSAERLMHGKTSPIVHDGRGVFSGLPSPFEATRYHSLLVERASFPGELEISAWTQEGEIMGLRHRTLPIEGVQFHPESILTREGKRLMANWLARLAPHREHAPAAQGTA; encoded by the coding sequence CTGCGCGTCCTCGTCGTCGACAACTACGACTCGTTCACCTTCAACCTCGTGCAATACCTCGGCGAGCTCGGAGCGCAAACGCGGGTGGTCAAAAACGACGAAATGGCGGCCGCCGATGTCCTTGCCTCCGGATCCGACGGGATCCTTCTCTCGCCCGGCCCATGCACCCCGAACGAGGCCGGCATCTGCCTCGACGTGGTGCGCGAGCTCCAACAACGAGGCGGTACGATGCCCTTGCTCGGTGTGTGTCTTGGACACCAGGCGATCGGGCAAGCCTTTGGTGGCCATGTCGTTTCCGCCGAGCGGCTCATGCACGGCAAGACGTCCCCCATCGTGCACGACGGACGGGGTGTTTTTTCCGGACTCCCCTCCCCTTTCGAGGCCACACGGTACCATTCGCTGCTGGTCGAGCGCGCCTCGTTTCCGGGTGAGCTCGAGATTTCCGCCTGGACGCAGGAAGGGGAAATCATGGGCTTGCGCCATCGCACGCTCCCCATCGAAGGGGTGCAGTTCCACCCCGAGAGCATCCTGACCCGAGAGGGCAAGCGCCTCATGGCCAACTGGCTCGCGCGCCTCGCCCCGCACCGCGAACACGCTCCCGCCGCGCAGGGCACAGCGTGA
- a CDS encoding hemolysin family protein, which translates to MINPGQSVTWIIAGIISSAVGSLFATADGALAAIPAAHLQSLSEQPGVVGDAFRRYVQNRHVVLSRWLVGRIIAISVAAVLYSRVAESVFVATSIGASPALETVAAVLCAVSTYGTLSAGLLNAARRRPEVLGTLALRFLRPLELVLVPLADPLAAFGRFIGNRFEKKKSEIDARRAETEVQWVVMEGERTGAIANEPAEMIRNVLEFKDLTAREVMVPRRRISAIEVSTSLERVVALVAADGHSRYPVYRETLDNVVGLLYAKDLFAVVKEKKVHTTKLSDIARSPVLFVIETQSILSMLREMRARRLHMAIVSDEFGGTSGLVTLEDIIEEIVGEIHDEYDTETQIQELGEGRLVADAAVPLADLSARLGRNIPADGEFESLGGLIVHRAGRVPEVGATLTVDGLKLIVREADKTRVVKVEIVPIEMSARPAASAPPS; encoded by the coding sequence ATGATTAATCCAGGACAGTCCGTTACCTGGATCATCGCGGGGATCATCTCGTCGGCGGTCGGTTCGCTGTTCGCGACCGCCGATGGAGCCCTGGCTGCCATTCCCGCGGCGCATCTGCAGTCGCTGAGCGAGCAGCCCGGGGTCGTGGGCGACGCCTTCCGCCGCTATGTGCAAAACCGGCACGTGGTGCTCTCGCGCTGGCTGGTCGGGCGCATCATCGCCATCAGCGTGGCGGCGGTGCTCTACAGCCGGGTCGCGGAGTCGGTCTTCGTCGCCACATCCATCGGGGCTTCACCCGCTCTGGAAACCGTTGCGGCGGTACTGTGCGCGGTGTCGACCTACGGCACCCTCTCCGCGGGCCTCCTCAACGCAGCGCGACGGCGGCCGGAGGTCCTTGGGACGCTTGCCCTGCGCTTTCTGCGCCCGCTCGAGCTCGTTCTGGTCCCGCTGGCCGATCCGCTGGCGGCCTTCGGGCGATTCATCGGCAACCGCTTCGAGAAGAAGAAGAGCGAAATCGACGCGCGCCGAGCGGAGACCGAGGTGCAGTGGGTGGTGATGGAGGGCGAGCGCACCGGCGCCATCGCCAACGAGCCGGCGGAGATGATCCGCAACGTGCTGGAGTTCAAAGATCTCACGGCGCGCGAGGTGATGGTCCCGCGCAGGCGCATCTCGGCCATCGAGGTGTCGACGTCGCTCGAGCGGGTGGTGGCGCTGGTCGCGGCCGACGGGCACTCGCGCTACCCGGTCTACCGCGAGACGCTCGACAACGTGGTCGGCCTCCTCTACGCGAAGGATCTGTTCGCGGTGGTGAAAGAGAAGAAGGTGCACACCACCAAGCTCTCGGACATCGCGCGCTCCCCGGTGCTCTTCGTGATCGAGACGCAGTCGATCTTGAGCATGCTGCGCGAGATGCGCGCGCGGCGGCTGCACATGGCCATCGTGAGCGACGAGTTCGGCGGCACCTCGGGGCTGGTGACCCTCGAGGACATCATCGAAGAAATCGTGGGCGAAATTCACGACGAATACGACACCGAGACGCAAATCCAGGAGCTCGGCGAGGGGCGTTTGGTCGCCGATGCAGCCGTGCCGCTGGCCGATCTCTCGGCGCGCCTGGGTCGCAATATCCCGGCCGATGGGGAGTTCGAGTCCCTGGGCGGGTTGATTGTGCACCGCGCGGGGCGGGTGCCGGAGGTGGGGGCCACCCTCACGGTCGATGGGCTCAAGTTGATTGTTCGCGAGGCCGACAAAACGCGCGTCGTCAAGGTCGAGATCGTGCCGATTGAAATGAGCGCGCGGCCCGCGGCCTCGGCGCCTCCATCCTAG